In a genomic window of Mucilaginibacter sp. KACC 22063:
- a CDS encoding VOC family protein, whose protein sequence is MNIVSIRIITADVEKLLKFYEQITGLTAVRYTEDFAELQTPSATLAIGSTKTLQLFGGSHVAEAGLNRTAIIEFLVANVDSEYKRLEDVIAASIVQQPTTMPWGNRSLLFRDPDGNLVNFFTPVTEAAVQKFERFVK, encoded by the coding sequence ATGAACATCGTATCAATCAGGATTATTACAGCTGATGTAGAAAAGCTGTTGAAGTTTTATGAACAAATAACAGGTTTAACCGCGGTAAGATACACCGAAGATTTTGCTGAATTACAAACGCCATCAGCAACGCTGGCAATTGGCAGTACCAAAACGCTTCAATTATTTGGTGGCAGCCATGTTGCCGAAGCAGGTTTAAACCGCACAGCTATCATTGAATTTCTGGTAGCAAATGTAGATAGCGAATACAAAAGATTGGAAGATGTAATAGCTGCCAGCATTGTACAACAGCCAACAACCATGCCTTGGGGTAACAGGTCATTGTTATTCCGCGACCCGGACGGAAACCTTGTAAATTTCTTTACACCTGTTACCGAAGCAGCTGTTCAGAAATTTGAAAGATTTGTTAAGTAA
- a CDS encoding NmrA family NAD(P)-binding protein: protein MKIVVTGSLGNISKPLTTELIQKGHQVTVISSSNDRKAAIEALGARAAIGTMEDADFLAQTFTGADIVYVMETLKSDAFFDHSLDVIEATTQIGRNYKEAIERSGVKKIVHLSSIGADKGPGLLRFHYNVENILRELPEDVSIKFMRPVGFYYVLYQFIPMIKQQGAIFSNNSLTRKTPWVSPLDIAAVIAEEIEKPFEGRTIRYIASDEISGADIARTLGEAIGKPDLQWVEISDEQMVDGLLAAGMAPQTAKGYVEMNIPVRDGTLYDDFYQHKPVLGKVKLTDFAKDFAAAYQQNQ, encoded by the coding sequence ATGAAAATAGTAGTAACCGGCTCATTGGGCAATATCAGCAAACCGCTAACCACCGAGCTTATCCAAAAAGGGCACCAGGTAACCGTAATCAGCAGCAGTAATGATCGTAAGGCCGCTATTGAAGCATTAGGCGCAAGGGCAGCCATCGGCACTATGGAGGACGCAGATTTCCTGGCGCAAACCTTTACAGGTGCCGACATTGTCTATGTGATGGAAACATTAAAAAGCGATGCTTTTTTTGATCATTCGCTTGATGTTATTGAGGCGACCACGCAAATCGGCAGAAACTACAAAGAAGCCATTGAGCGTTCTGGAGTGAAAAAGATCGTCCACCTGAGCAGTATCGGTGCAGACAAAGGCCCAGGCCTGTTGCGGTTCCATTACAATGTGGAGAACATATTGAGGGAATTACCTGAAGATGTTTCTATTAAATTTATGCGACCGGTTGGGTTTTATTATGTGCTGTACCAGTTCATCCCGATGATTAAGCAACAAGGCGCTATCTTCTCTAATAACAGCCTTACCCGCAAAACGCCTTGGGTATCACCTTTGGATATTGCAGCAGTGATAGCCGAAGAAATAGAGAAGCCGTTTGAGGGTAGAACCATCCGTTATATCGCCAGCGACGAAATATCCGGAGCTGATATTGCCAGGACTTTAGGCGAAGCCATCGGTAAACCTGACTTACAATGGGTAGAGATCAGCGACGAACAAATGGTGGACGGTTTACTGGCAGCAGGCATGGCCCCACAAACTGCAAAGGGTTATGTTGAAATGAATATACCCGTACGCGATGGTACTTTGTACGATGACTTCTATCAGCATAAACCAGTATTGGGTAAGGTAAAACTGACCGACTTTGCCAAAGACTTTGCCGCGGCCTATCAACAAAATCAGTAA
- a CDS encoding helix-turn-helix transcriptional regulator, translating into MKENDIKRISRLTAIVTQLQTKRLITASELAVKFNVSIRTIYRDVKALEQAGIPIFVNEGKGYSLMDGYRLPPVTFTEGEANALITAEQILLKSTDSSLSKEYAAAVSKVKSVMQYPAKEKAELLSNRIAISPAIAGNNASSSLALIQNALTSFRVLKITYHAEHSNEETLRSVEPFALYYSQQENWLLIAYCRLRQNFRMFRLDKILKLLVLDEHFKPHQLNLADYLAQKEKNFTTPDIPLS; encoded by the coding sequence ATGAAAGAGAATGACATAAAGCGAATTTCCCGGCTGACTGCAATAGTAACCCAATTGCAAACTAAGCGGTTAATTACAGCTTCGGAACTGGCAGTAAAATTCAATGTAAGCATCAGAACCATATACCGGGATGTAAAAGCATTGGAGCAGGCAGGCATCCCCATTTTTGTTAACGAAGGCAAAGGTTACAGCCTGATGGATGGCTACCGCCTGCCACCGGTAACATTTACCGAGGGCGAGGCAAATGCCTTAATAACTGCCGAACAAATACTGTTAAAGAGTACCGATTCGTCATTAAGTAAAGAATACGCAGCGGCTGTAAGTAAGGTGAAATCAGTGATGCAATACCCGGCTAAGGAGAAAGCGGAGCTGCTATCTAACAGAATTGCGATCAGTCCGGCTATAGCCGGCAATAATGCAAGCAGCTCATTAGCGCTGATTCAAAATGCGCTTACCTCATTCAGGGTGTTGAAGATAACCTATCATGCTGAGCATAGTAACGAAGAAACATTGCGAAGCGTAGAGCCTTTTGCTTTATACTACAGTCAGCAAGAGAATTGGCTGCTGATTGCCTATTGCAGGTTAAGGCAGAATTTCAGGATGTTTCGCCTGGATAAGATTTTGAAATTATTGGTGCTCGACGAGCATTTTAAACCGCATCAACTAAACCTGGCAGATTATCTGGCTCAAAAAGAAAAAAACTTTACCACCCCTGACATACCCTTGTCATAA
- the mutL gene encoding DNA mismatch repair endonuclease MutL — MFDIIQLLPDAVANQIAAGEVVQRPASAVKELVENAIDAGADKIQLILKDAGKSLIQIIDNGCGMSVTDARMCFERHATSKIRKAEDLFAIRTMGFRGEAMASIAAIAQVEMKTRRHEDELGTCIDIEGSEVVKQEPCASPAGTSISVKNLFYNTPARRNFLKSNPVEMRHILDEFQRVALANPKIFFTLHHEGQEVYHLPSTTLKQRIVHLLGNNYNQRLVPVEEDTTIIKLHGFVGKPEFARKTRGEQFFFVNNRFIKDNYLNHAVLTAYEQLLPEDSFPLYVLFIEIDPSKIDINVHPTKTEIKYQDEKAIYAIIRSAVKRSLGKYNITPTLDFDQENSIEHLITPKPLDQIVPPTVTFNPNFNPFSEPASAGKSAGGGSSRSYMNESGYRERSAIPDNWQTLYQISKKERLEQHAMEMEQPNITLDDEQVTKTSERQLFQIHNKYILSQIKSGFMLINQQSAHERILYERFLQQLQNHSGLSQQSLFPETVTLNGSDFELLKELLPDIRALGFDIREFGPNTVVVDGVPADINHNSERELLESLLEGFKNNTAILKLDKRDNLARTLARNAATKAGTNLSLDEMNLLIDQLFACEMPNQALNGKPVISTFTLNELAERFEK, encoded by the coding sequence ATGTTTGACATCATACAGCTTTTACCAGACGCCGTTGCTAACCAGATAGCAGCCGGAGAAGTGGTGCAGCGACCTGCATCGGCGGTAAAAGAACTGGTTGAAAATGCGATAGATGCCGGTGCCGATAAGATACAGCTGATACTTAAAGACGCAGGAAAGTCATTGATCCAGATCATAGATAATGGCTGTGGTATGAGCGTAACTGATGCACGTATGTGCTTTGAACGCCATGCTACATCAAAAATACGCAAGGCCGAAGACCTGTTTGCTATTCGCACGATGGGTTTCAGGGGCGAGGCTATGGCCTCCATTGCGGCTATTGCGCAGGTAGAAATGAAAACCCGCCGCCACGAAGATGAGCTGGGTACCTGTATTGATATTGAAGGATCTGAAGTTGTTAAGCAGGAACCCTGTGCTTCACCTGCCGGCACCTCAATATCGGTTAAAAACCTGTTTTATAATACGCCTGCCCGTCGTAACTTTTTAAAAAGCAACCCGGTGGAGATGCGCCACATCCTTGATGAATTTCAGCGCGTGGCATTGGCAAACCCTAAAATATTTTTCACCCTGCATCACGAGGGACAAGAGGTTTATCACCTGCCATCTACCACGCTAAAACAGCGCATTGTGCATTTGCTGGGTAATAACTACAACCAACGCCTGGTGCCTGTTGAAGAGGATACCACCATTATCAAACTGCATGGCTTTGTGGGCAAGCCCGAGTTTGCCCGTAAAACAAGGGGCGAGCAGTTCTTCTTCGTAAATAATCGCTTTATAAAGGATAACTACCTTAACCATGCTGTGCTTACAGCATATGAGCAGTTATTGCCCGAAGATAGCTTCCCGCTGTATGTACTTTTTATCGAGATCGATCCTTCGAAGATTGATATTAACGTGCATCCTACAAAAACCGAGATCAAGTACCAGGACGAGAAAGCCATTTATGCGATCATCCGTTCGGCGGTTAAACGTTCTCTGGGTAAATACAATATTACCCCAACGCTTGATTTTGACCAGGAAAACAGCATTGAGCATTTGATTACGCCTAAACCGCTTGATCAGATCGTGCCGCCAACTGTAACATTCAATCCTAACTTTAACCCGTTTAGTGAACCTGCCTCCGCAGGTAAATCTGCCGGGGGCGGCAGCAGCCGCAGCTATATGAATGAAAGCGGTTACCGCGAACGTTCTGCCATACCTGATAACTGGCAAACGCTGTATCAGATCAGTAAAAAGGAGCGGCTGGAGCAGCATGCCATGGAAATGGAGCAACCTAACATTACACTCGACGACGAGCAGGTAACCAAAACCAGCGAACGCCAGTTGTTCCAGATCCATAATAAATACATCCTGTCGCAGATCAAATCCGGCTTTATGCTCATTAACCAGCAGTCGGCACATGAGCGCATTTTGTACGAGCGTTTTTTACAGCAACTGCAAAACCATTCGGGATTAAGTCAGCAAAGTTTATTTCCGGAGACGGTTACACTAAACGGCAGCGATTTTGAGTTATTGAAAGAATTACTGCCCGATATACGTGCATTGGGCTTTGATATTCGCGAGTTTGGCCCTAATACCGTAGTGGTGGATGGTGTGCCCGCTGATATTAACCATAACAGCGAGCGCGAATTACTGGAAAGTTTACTGGAAGGCTTTAAAAACAATACAGCCATTTTAAAGTTAGACAAGCGCGACAACCTTGCACGTACATTAGCGCGTAATGCAGCAACAAAAGCAGGCACTAATTTATCATTAGATGAAATGAACCTGCTGATAGATCAGCTTTTTGCATGCGAAATGCCCAACCAGGCGTTGAACGGCAAACCGGTGATCAGTACTTTTACATTAAACGAATTAGCCGAACGGTTTGAAAAATAA
- a CDS encoding helix-turn-helix domain-containing protein, giving the protein MPASVPFKVKSISQLHELRGLPRPQHPLISVIDLQDVKLPEEPVKQTAVLDFYSISVKQGTRLKYKYGQQQYDFDEGVMFFTAPGQVIGIESDKDATHTGWVLFIHPDFLWNTALAKTIKKFEFFDYAVNEALFLSEKEERILNGLLSLIKQEYSSNVDKFSQDIIISQIEVMLNYAERFYHRQFITRRAANHQILDKLEQWLDDYFANEKQVTDGLPAVQDIADALNMSPTYLGAMLKALTGLSTQQHIHEKLIEKAKEKLSTTSLTVSEVAYQLGFEHSQSFNKLFKAKTNQSPLEFRKAFN; this is encoded by the coding sequence ATGCCTGCATCTGTGCCATTTAAAGTTAAAAGTATATCGCAATTGCACGAGCTTCGTGGTTTGCCCAGGCCGCAGCATCCGCTCATCAGTGTGATTGACCTACAGGATGTAAAACTGCCCGAAGAACCTGTGAAGCAAACGGCTGTGCTCGACTTTTACAGTATTTCTGTAAAACAGGGCACCAGGCTAAAATACAAGTACGGGCAGCAGCAATATGACTTTGATGAAGGGGTAATGTTTTTTACGGCCCCGGGTCAAGTTATTGGTATAGAATCAGACAAAGATGCAACACATACAGGATGGGTATTATTTATCCATCCTGACTTTTTGTGGAACACCGCATTGGCCAAAACTATTAAGAAATTTGAGTTTTTTGATTATGCCGTAAATGAAGCGCTTTTTCTTTCCGAAAAGGAAGAGCGAATCCTTAACGGGCTTTTAAGCCTGATTAAACAGGAGTATTCTTCTAACGTTGATAAGTTTAGCCAGGATATCATTATTTCGCAGATAGAGGTAATGCTCAATTATGCCGAACGCTTTTATCACCGTCAGTTTATTACCCGTCGGGCGGCTAATCACCAGATATTAGATAAGCTTGAACAATGGCTTGACGACTATTTTGCAAATGAAAAGCAGGTCACCGACGGTTTACCGGCAGTGCAGGATATAGCCGATGCGCTAAATATGTCGCCAACTTATCTTGGGGCCATGCTGAAAGCACTTACCGGCTTAAGCACACAGCAGCACATACACGAAAAGCTGATTGAAAAGGCAAAAGAAAAACTATCAACTACCAGCTTAACCGTAAGCGAAGTTGCGTACCAATTGGGTTTTGAGCATTCGCAATCTTTTAATAAGCTGTTTAAGGCAAAAACCAATCAATCTCCTTTAGAATTCAGGAAAGCTTTTAATTGA
- a CDS encoding rhomboid family intramembrane serine protease, with protein MSAYRQNPLANIPPVVKNLLILNVICFLPYIVFSEDFYDKNFIQNLGVFYFNSPLFKPWQLVTYMFFHGGWAHIIFNMFALYSFGMVIEYALGSKKFFQFYFICGLGAIALQMIVQAYEVYALTGHIMLDLHKDIPVDAAGMKKLQEIYFGPMVGASGAIFGLLVAFGMLFPNAELMILFIPVPVKAKYIIPVYIVIEIGLGISQFTGDSVAHFAHLGGAIIGFILIKLWRVQRPNNFF; from the coding sequence ATGAGTGCATACAGGCAAAACCCATTAGCCAACATTCCGCCGGTAGTTAAAAACCTGCTGATCTTAAATGTCATTTGCTTTTTACCATACATCGTATTCAGCGAAGATTTTTATGATAAAAATTTCATCCAGAACCTGGGCGTGTTTTATTTTAACTCGCCGCTGTTTAAACCCTGGCAGTTGGTCACCTACATGTTTTTCCATGGCGGTTGGGCACATATCATATTTAATATGTTTGCGCTGTATTCATTTGGCATGGTGATAGAATATGCGCTGGGCTCTAAGAAATTCTTTCAGTTTTACTTTATCTGCGGCCTGGGCGCTATTGCCCTGCAAATGATCGTGCAGGCTTACGAGGTTTATGCATTAACAGGCCACATTATGCTCGACCTGCATAAAGACATCCCTGTGGATGCAGCAGGCATGAAAAAATTACAGGAGATTTATTTCGGGCCAATGGTGGGTGCCTCAGGTGCCATATTCGGCTTGCTGGTTGCCTTTGGAATGCTATTTCCTAATGCCGAACTGATGATACTTTTTATCCCGGTTCCGGTTAAAGCGAAATACATTATACCCGTATATATCGTTATTGAAATAGGCTTGGGCATCAGTCAGTTTACAGGCGATTCGGTAGCACATTTTGCACATTTAGGAGGGGCTATTATCGGCTTTATATTAATTAAGCTTTGGCGGGTGCAAAGGCCAAACAATTTTTTTTAA
- a CDS encoding endonuclease/exonuclease/phosphatase family protein, protein MKPKEGPGFFTKILLFINFLLVVALLLSYLAPVTNPVKTWIIPFLGLGYPPLLLANLIFIVFWAISRRWYALLSVVAILVGLKPLQNTIGFNEARTYKQKISPQAIRVMTYNVHNFKRFGARNDVSTKHEILDIISQYQPDILGIQEFYTKFRGEYAMRDSIKYFLHANMYFEAVNYNTPYDAAGMAIFTKYKIINQGLIWLSDPGNGNQCLFTDLVNKRDTFRFYSIHLKSIGFDQEDYQSMDNVPKGKTDMHSYRRIAGKLKQAFIKRSKQVAIIKAHAAKCPYPYIISGDFNDTPSSYAVHTIGTGMKNAFFEKGSGLGKTYNGDFPNYQIDYIFTTKQFSVRNYQVIERKLSDHYPVYSDLLLK, encoded by the coding sequence ATGAAACCTAAAGAAGGCCCTGGCTTTTTCACTAAGATACTTTTATTCATTAATTTTCTTTTGGTTGTGGCGCTGCTGTTAAGCTACCTGGCGCCGGTTACTAATCCTGTTAAAACATGGATCATCCCTTTCCTGGGATTGGGTTATCCGCCTTTATTATTAGCAAATCTCATCTTTATCGTGTTTTGGGCGATAAGCAGGCGTTGGTATGCACTATTATCGGTTGTGGCCATCTTAGTAGGTTTAAAACCTTTACAAAATACCATTGGCTTTAACGAGGCGCGGACCTATAAGCAAAAAATTTCGCCGCAGGCCATAAGGGTAATGACTTATAATGTGCATAATTTTAAGCGTTTCGGCGCCAGAAATGATGTATCAACCAAGCATGAAATTTTAGATATTATCAGCCAGTATCAACCAGATATTTTAGGTATACAGGAGTTTTATACCAAGTTCCGCGGCGAATATGCCATGCGCGATTCCATCAAATACTTTCTGCATGCCAACATGTATTTTGAGGCCGTAAACTACAATACGCCTTATGATGCCGCGGGCATGGCTATCTTCACTAAATACAAGATTATTAACCAGGGGCTGATCTGGCTTTCGGATCCCGGCAATGGCAACCAATGCCTCTTTACAGACCTTGTTAACAAACGCGATACCTTCCGCTTTTACAGCATCCATTTAAAGTCTATTGGTTTTGACCAGGAAGACTACCAGTCGATGGACAACGTGCCTAAAGGCAAAACAGATATGCACTCATACCGCCGTATAGCAGGTAAGCTTAAACAGGCCTTTATCAAGCGCAGCAAGCAAGTGGCTATTATAAAGGCACATGCCGCAAAATGCCCTTATCCATATATTATTTCAGGCGATTTTAACGATACCCCATCATCATACGCGGTACATACCATCGGCACCGGGATGAAAAATGCTTTTTTTGAAAAAGGCAGTGGCTTGGGAAAAACTTACAACGGCGATTTCCCAAATTATCAAATTGATTATATCTTCACAACCAAACAGTTTAGTGTGCGTAATTACCAGGTGATTGAAAGAAAACTATCAGACCATTACCCCGTATACAGCGATTTGCTGTTGAAGTAA
- the cysS gene encoding cysteine--tRNA ligase yields MKQSLFVYNTLTRQKEEFKPLNAPHVGMYVCGPTVYSDAHMGNARTYISFDLIFRYLSHLGYKVRYVRNITDAGHLESDADEGEDKISKKAKLAKLEPMEIVQKYTVGFHEVMQVLNILPPSIEPTATGHIIEQIELVKSIIAEGYAYEVDGSIYFDVEKYNQKHNYGVLSGRNLDDLLNNTRTLGGQEDKRGKLDFALWIKAKPEHLMKWTSPWSIGFPGWHLECSAMSRKYLGDQFDIHGGGMDLIPTHHTNEIAQNEACCHTNPARYWVHTNMLTVNGQKMSKSLGNSFLPHELFSGNNKILNKAYSPMTVRFFMLQAHYRSTLDFSNEAMEASEKGFKRLMNAFNLLDGLKAGNKTEVEIEPIRNRCYEALNDDFNSPVLIAELFEATRIINSVHDGKMVIDEKNIAELKALMNDFVIDILGLKNEQAANDELPRVVDFIVNLRSEAKANRDYATSDKIRDGLQKVGIQLKDSKEGTTWTKI; encoded by the coding sequence ATGAAACAAAGTTTATTTGTTTACAATACTTTAACACGCCAAAAAGAAGAGTTTAAGCCGCTTAACGCCCCGCATGTGGGCATGTATGTTTGCGGCCCTACTGTATACAGCGATGCACACATGGGCAATGCCCGTACTTATATATCTTTCGACCTTATTTTCCGTTACCTTTCACACTTGGGCTATAAGGTGCGCTATGTGCGTAACATAACCGATGCCGGCCACCTGGAAAGTGATGCGGACGAGGGTGAGGACAAAATCTCTAAAAAGGCAAAGCTTGCCAAGCTGGAGCCTATGGAAATTGTGCAGAAATACACGGTAGGTTTTCACGAGGTAATGCAGGTTTTAAATATCCTGCCGCCAAGCATTGAGCCAACTGCTACAGGCCATATCATAGAGCAAATAGAACTGGTAAAATCAATAATTGCTGAGGGGTATGCTTATGAGGTTGATGGTTCCATTTATTTTGATGTTGAGAAATATAATCAGAAGCACAACTATGGTGTATTAAGCGGCCGTAACCTTGACGACCTGCTGAATAACACCCGTACTTTGGGCGGGCAGGAAGACAAGCGCGGCAAACTCGACTTTGCGCTTTGGATAAAAGCCAAGCCTGAGCACCTGATGAAATGGACTTCTCCATGGAGCATAGGCTTCCCGGGCTGGCACCTGGAATGCTCTGCCATGAGCCGTAAATATCTTGGCGACCAGTTTGATATTCATGGTGGAGGTATGGATTTAATACCTACGCACCACACCAACGAAATAGCACAAAACGAAGCTTGCTGCCATACTAACCCTGCGCGTTACTGGGTGCATACTAATATGCTTACCGTTAACGGCCAAAAAATGTCGAAGTCATTAGGTAATAGTTTTTTACCTCATGAATTGTTTAGCGGCAACAATAAGATTCTGAATAAGGCTTACAGCCCTATGACAGTTCGTTTCTTTATGTTGCAGGCGCATTACCGCAGCACGCTTGATTTTAGCAATGAGGCAATGGAGGCATCAGAAAAAGGTTTCAAACGTTTAATGAATGCCTTTAACCTGCTTGATGGTTTAAAAGCCGGCAATAAAACTGAAGTTGAGATTGAGCCGATACGTAACCGTTGCTATGAAGCATTAAATGATGATTTTAACAGCCCTGTTCTGATTGCAGAATTATTTGAAGCTACCCGCATCATCAACTCGGTGCATGATGGTAAAATGGTAATCGACGAGAAGAATATTGCCGAACTGAAAGCTTTGATGAATGATTTCGTGATTGACATTCTCGGCCTAAAAAATGAGCAAGCTGCCAATGATGAGCTGCCACGTGTTGTGGATTTTATTGTGAACCTGCGCAGTGAGGCTAAGGCTAACCGTGATTATGCAACGTCTGACAAAATCCGCGACGGACTGCAAAAAGTGGGCATACAGCTTAAGGACAGCAAAGAAGGGACGACCTGGACTAAAATATAG
- a CDS encoding rhomboid family protein, whose product MNTTWQNIKYKLLYSGSKLNVLIAINVAVFVLVYVPGIFEQLFVTGLGRPSVIVSYAQEYLAMPAYLPKLITRFWTPITYMFMHQGIFHILFNMLWLYWMGQLFEEYLGTKRTVGLYIMGGLLGALLFVTAFNLVPAFSQSELLPLTTVAGASASVMAIVIATATLLPNYTIFLMFLGPVKLKWVALFYVLFDFLSIAGPNAGGEIAHLGGALMGFIYVKQLQRGNYLGEGFTNLFKPNPKIKVVSHNTGYQRSAGRNANNYPAQEEIDRILDKISQSGYDSLNKNEKEILFRASNKD is encoded by the coding sequence ATGAACACCACCTGGCAAAACATTAAATACAAGTTGCTGTACTCTGGCAGTAAACTTAATGTGCTAATAGCCATAAACGTTGCCGTATTTGTGCTGGTTTATGTGCCAGGCATTTTTGAGCAGTTGTTTGTAACCGGCCTTGGCCGCCCAAGCGTAATTGTAAGCTATGCACAGGAATATCTGGCCATGCCAGCATACCTGCCCAAATTAATCACACGTTTCTGGACGCCAATTACGTATATGTTTATGCACCAGGGTATATTTCACATCCTGTTCAATATGCTTTGGCTGTACTGGATGGGGCAATTGTTTGAAGAATACCTGGGTACCAAACGCACAGTTGGCTTATACATAATGGGTGGTTTGTTAGGGGCTTTATTGTTTGTAACGGCGTTTAACCTTGTTCCTGCTTTTTCACAATCAGAATTATTGCCATTGACAACCGTTGCAGGTGCATCGGCAAGTGTGATGGCTATAGTGATTGCCACCGCTACCCTGCTGCCTAACTATACCATATTCCTGATGTTTTTAGGCCCGGTAAAACTAAAGTGGGTAGCATTATTCTATGTACTGTTCGACTTTTTAAGCATTGCAGGCCCAAATGCCGGTGGCGAAATTGCACACCTTGGAGGCGCTTTAATGGGCTTTATTTATGTGAAGCAGCTGCAACGCGGAAATTATCTCGGTGAAGGCTTTACAAATTTATTCAAACCTAATCCTAAAATTAAGGTGGTAAGCCATAATACAGGCTATCAACGCTCGGCCGGCAGAAACGCAAATAACTACCCTGCTCAAGAAGAGATAGACCGTATACTGGATAAAATATCACAGTCTGGTTATGACAGTTTGAATAAAAACGAAAAAGAGATCCTTTTCAGGGCAAGCAATAAAGATTAA